From the Flavobacterium galactosidilyticum genome, one window contains:
- a CDS encoding ABC transporter permease has product MSIISLIIKREFISKVRNKSFIVMTFLSPLLFVALMGFVAYLSAMKADTKSIAIHDESGLFVQEFTTKNQENGEYKYLDLSLVDLKLLKDSIISESYEGLLYIPKVSNSRDFESKIQFISNDSPSISFIENIQDQIASKLTKDNLIKANLDTLAINKAKANVNINLTKTSGEESVKGLNEIKIGIGGAFGYLIMMFIIIYGNMVMRSVIEEKTSRIVEIIISSVKPFQLMIGKIIGTSLAGLLQFFIWTIIGLSLMFAASVFLGVNVGPTARISPELMQAAQQEISGTAQMYIKELWNLPIASILIGFVVYFIGGYFLYSSFYAAIGAAVDNQTDSQQFLLPIIMPLMLSVYIGFFTVINDPHGTVAVVFSMIPLTSPIVMLMRIPFGVPLWQIAISVTLLFASFFAVVWFAAKIYRIGILMYGKKPSWGELYKWLKY; this is encoded by the coding sequence ATGAGTATAATTTCATTAATCATAAAAAGAGAATTTATTTCGAAGGTTCGTAACAAGTCTTTTATAGTTATGACTTTTTTAAGTCCATTATTATTTGTGGCATTAATGGGATTCGTAGCATACCTTAGTGCTATGAAAGCCGATACAAAAAGTATTGCAATTCACGATGAGTCTGGTTTGTTTGTTCAAGAATTTACAACTAAAAATCAGGAAAATGGAGAATATAAATACCTTGATTTATCTCTTGTCGATTTAAAGTTGTTAAAAGATAGTATCATTAGCGAAAGTTATGAAGGACTTCTGTATATTCCTAAAGTTAGCAATTCAAGGGATTTTGAAAGTAAGATTCAGTTCATTTCAAATGACAGTCCAAGCATTTCATTTATCGAAAACATCCAAGATCAAATTGCCTCTAAGCTAACAAAAGATAATCTGATCAAAGCTAATTTAGACACCTTAGCTATTAATAAAGCAAAGGCCAATGTAAATATCAACTTGACAAAAACATCGGGAGAAGAAAGTGTGAAGGGATTAAATGAAATAAAAATTGGTATTGGAGGTGCTTTTGGCTATCTGATCATGATGTTTATTATCATTTATGGCAATATGGTAATGCGAAGTGTAATAGAGGAAAAGACCAGCAGAATTGTCGAAATTATTATTTCATCTGTAAAACCATTCCAACTGATGATTGGGAAAATCATTGGTACATCATTAGCGGGTTTACTACAATTTTTCATTTGGACAATAATCGGACTCTCGCTCATGTTTGCAGCTTCGGTATTTTTAGGTGTAAATGTTGGACCAACGGCGAGAATTTCACCTGAATTAATGCAAGCTGCGCAGCAAGAAATATCTGGCACTGCGCAAATGTATATTAAGGAATTATGGAATTTGCCCATTGCAAGTATCCTGATTGGTTTTGTCGTTTATTTCATTGGTGGCTATTTTTTATACAGCTCGTTTTATGCGGCAATTGGTGCGGCAGTTGACAATCAAACTGATTCGCAGCAGTTTCTTTTGCCTATAATTATGCCATTAATGTTGAGTGTTTACATCGGTTTTTTTACCGTTATTAATGATCCACACGGCACGGTAGCAGTGGTTTTTTCAATGATTCCACTTACTTCACCTATCGTAATGCTAATGCGAATTCCGTTTGGCGTACCTTTGTGGCAAATAGCCATATCAGTAACGCTATTATTTGCTAGCTTTTTTGCAGTAGTTTGGTTTGCTGCAAAAATATATCGAATAGGAATATTGATGTATGGAAAAAAACCGAGTTGGGGTGAATTATACAAATGGTTAAAATATTAA
- a CDS encoding ABC transporter ATP-binding protein, producing the protein MSNILEVNKVVKRYGDYVALNEVTLAVPKGSIYGLLGPNGAGKTSLIRIINQITLPDSGQIILDGEKLQPKHVQYIGYLPEERGLYNTMKVGEQCLYLAQMKGLSKAEAKKQLEYWFERLDIQGWWNKKIQELSKGMAQKIQFVVCVLHKPKLLIFDEPFSGFDPVNANVIKDEILKLREDGATIIFSTHRMESVEELCDHIALIHKSNKLIEGKLNDVKRQFKTNSYEVGILSDNVEGLMYDITQKYTVSPAKFKSLNDSLKLEIQLGNATPNELLNILTKRGQVNHFVEKIPSVNDIFIQTVSDK; encoded by the coding sequence ATGAGTAATATACTTGAGGTTAATAAAGTAGTAAAGCGATATGGTGATTATGTAGCGCTGAACGAAGTTACATTAGCTGTCCCAAAAGGGAGTATCTACGGACTATTAGGTCCAAATGGAGCTGGAAAAACATCTCTTATTCGAATTATAAATCAAATTACCTTACCTGATAGTGGTCAAATTATTCTTGATGGTGAAAAATTACAACCTAAACATGTACAATATATAGGGTATCTTCCTGAAGAAAGAGGACTTTACAACACTATGAAAGTAGGAGAGCAGTGCTTGTATCTCGCGCAGATGAAAGGACTTTCTAAGGCTGAAGCCAAAAAACAATTGGAGTATTGGTTTGAAAGATTGGATATTCAAGGTTGGTGGAACAAGAAAATTCAAGAATTATCTAAAGGAATGGCGCAAAAAATTCAGTTTGTTGTATGTGTGTTGCACAAGCCTAAATTATTGATTTTTGATGAACCCTTTTCTGGTTTTGATCCTGTAAATGCGAATGTTATTAAGGATGAAATTTTAAAACTTCGTGAAGATGGAGCTACTATAATTTTCTCAACGCACCGTATGGAAAGTGTCGAGGAATTATGCGATCACATTGCATTAATTCACAAATCAAACAAGTTGATTGAAGGAAAGTTGAATGATGTGAAAAGACAATTCAAAACCAATAGTTATGAAGTTGGCATTTTGTCAGACAATGTTGAAGGCTTGATGTATGATATTACACAAAAATATACAGTTAGTCCCGCTAAGTTTAAGTCATTAAATGATTCATTAAAATTAGAAATCCAATTAGGAAATGCAACACCAAACGAATTGTTGAATATCTTAACAAAACGAGGTCAAGTCAATCATTTCGTGGAAAAAATACCAAGCGTTAATGATATTTTCATTCAAACGGTAAGCGATAAATAA